The Streptomyces pactum genome contains a region encoding:
- a CDS encoding UvrD-helicase domain-containing protein → MSSSSSTRHPSHPQVRRGSRGAYRLVRTPPVRLAPPRLDAAQRAVVDHEGGPLLVLAGPGTGKTTTLVESVADRIAQGGDPERILVLTFSRKAAVELRDRMALRMGAVRAPRATTFHSFGYALVRAHQDSDLFVEPLRLLSGPEQDVTVRELLAGQVDLERLGLAHVRWPDELRACLTTRGFADEVRAVLARTRELGLGPDALGAFARRIGRPDWRAAAVFLAEYLDVLDLQGVLDYAELVHRAVLLARRPEVAAHLAAQYDAVYVDEYQDTDPAQVRLLHALAGGGRTLVAFGDPDQSIYAFRGADVNGILDFPTDFPRADGRPAPVEVLRTSRRSGSAVLAATRLLTQRMPLTRLPADKVRAHRELAPVRDGGRVEAYTYPTSGTELDNIADILRRAHLEDGVPWGEMAVLVRAGSRTIPTVRRALTAAGVPLDIDGDDLPLRHEPAVAPLLTALRAVAEAEAGERPRADLGGGAETGSGAAGETTGDAGSGAAGETTGDAGSGAGPDDAGAAEPATEAAAMALPEAASEAAVKAISEVTVKAVPEAAHEASVTDVPEPAPESGADTDTDADTADADADTDADADAVPSPAPDADAVPSPAPDAGAVPSPAPDADAVPNPAPDADAVPNPAPDADADAALKAAPGERALRAEDPCWLPTETALTLLASPLASMDAADLRRLGRALREEERAAGNPLPPPSDELLARALAEPERLAVHDPAYARGAQRLGALLRKARERLAGGGSAEEALWDLWEGTPWPTRLERSARRGGAAGRNADRDLDAVCALFATAARAEERTGGRGALNFLEEIDAEDIAADTLTRRAVRPDAVRLMTAHRSKGLEWRLVVVAGVQEGLWPDLRRRGSLLEADRIGRDGLAEPLTPGALLAEERRLFYVAATRARERLVVTAVKAPADDGDQPSRFLTELGVEPADVTGRPRRPLAVAALVAELRATTVDPRVSEALREAAARRLARLAALADEDGRPLVPSAHPYRWWGMWDSTESKVPLRERDQPVTLSGSALDQLANTCALQWFLGREVKADAPATAAQGFGNVVHVLADEVASGHTPADLAVLMERLDSVWNALAFDAPWKSAQEKANARVALERFLRWHVMDRAGRTPVASEHDFDVTLEAGDYEVRIRGQMDRVEADRDGRAYVVDFKTGKQAPTSAEVAHHPQLAVYQLAVREGAVDDAFDGSRPEPGGAELVQLRQGAPKRDGGEALPKVQAQDSLEGPAGEWVGDLLATAAGKVLDERFTPTAGQHCTHCAFRASCSARPEGRHVVE, encoded by the coding sequence GTGAGCTCCTCTTCCTCCACCAGACACCCGTCGCACCCCCAGGTGCGCCGGGGGAGCCGTGGCGCTTACCGACTGGTGCGTACCCCACCGGTGCGACTGGCCCCCCCTCGTCTGGACGCCGCACAGCGCGCCGTGGTTGACCACGAGGGCGGACCGCTGCTCGTCCTCGCGGGCCCGGGCACCGGCAAGACCACCACGCTCGTCGAGTCCGTGGCGGACCGGATCGCCCAGGGCGGCGACCCCGAGCGGATCCTCGTGCTGACCTTCAGCCGCAAGGCCGCCGTGGAACTGCGCGACCGGATGGCGCTTCGCATGGGCGCCGTGCGTGCCCCCCGGGCGACGACCTTTCACTCCTTCGGTTACGCCTTGGTCCGCGCCCACCAGGACAGCGACCTGTTCGTGGAGCCGTTGCGGCTGCTGTCCGGCCCGGAACAGGACGTGACGGTGCGCGAGCTGCTCGCCGGGCAGGTCGACCTGGAGCGGCTCGGCCTGGCCCATGTGCGCTGGCCCGACGAGCTGCGCGCCTGCCTGACCACCCGCGGCTTCGCCGACGAGGTCCGCGCCGTCCTCGCCCGCACCCGCGAACTGGGCCTCGGCCCGGACGCCCTCGGTGCCTTCGCCCGGCGCATCGGCCGCCCAGACTGGCGTGCCGCCGCCGTCTTCCTCGCCGAGTACCTCGACGTGCTCGATCTGCAGGGCGTGCTCGACTACGCGGAACTCGTCCACCGCGCGGTGCTCCTCGCGCGCCGTCCCGAGGTCGCCGCGCACCTGGCGGCGCAGTACGACGCGGTCTACGTCGACGAGTACCAGGACACCGACCCCGCCCAGGTACGGCTGCTGCACGCCCTGGCCGGCGGCGGGCGGACCCTCGTCGCCTTCGGCGACCCCGACCAGTCGATCTACGCCTTCCGCGGTGCGGACGTGAACGGCATTCTCGACTTCCCGACCGACTTCCCGCGCGCGGACGGCCGCCCGGCGCCGGTCGAGGTGCTGCGGACCTCGCGCCGGTCCGGATCCGCGGTGCTGGCCGCCACCCGACTGCTGACCCAGCGCATGCCCCTGACCCGCCTTCCCGCCGACAAGGTGCGCGCCCACCGAGAGCTCGCCCCCGTGCGGGACGGGGGGCGTGTCGAGGCGTACACGTACCCGACATCCGGCACCGAGCTGGACAACATCGCCGACATCCTGCGCCGGGCCCACTTGGAGGACGGTGTTCCCTGGGGCGAGATGGCCGTCCTGGTGCGCGCCGGTTCCCGCACCATCCCCACGGTCCGCCGCGCCCTCACCGCGGCCGGCGTCCCCCTGGACATCGACGGCGACGACCTTCCGCTGCGCCACGAGCCGGCGGTGGCGCCCCTGCTGACGGCACTGCGGGCGGTGGCGGAGGCGGAGGCCGGGGAGCGGCCCCGGGCGGACCTCGGCGGCGGCGCGGAGACCGGGAGCGGGGCGGCCGGGGAGACGACGGGGGACGCCGGGAGCGGGGCGGCCGGGGAGACGACGGGGGACGCCGGGAGCGGAGCAGGCCCGGATGACGCGGGGGCGGCTGAGCCCGCCACCGAAGCGGCGGCGATGGCCCTGCCGGAGGCGGCCTCCGAGGCGGCGGTGAAAGCCATATCCGAGGTGACGGTGAAGGCCGTACCCGAGGCGGCCCACGAGGCGTCGGTGACGGACGTACCGGAACCCGCGCCTGAGTCTGGCGCCGACACCGACACCGACGCCGACACCGCCGACGCCGACGCCGACACCGATGCCGACGCCGATGCGGTGCCCAGTCCCGCGCCTGACGCCGACGCGGTGCCCAGTCCCGCGCCTGACGCCGGTGCGGTGCCCAGTCCCGCGCCTGACGCCGATGCGGTGCCCAACCCCGCGCCTGACGCCGATGCGGTGCCCAACCCCGCGCCTGACGCCGACGCCGACGCGGCCCTCAAAGCCGCCCCCGGTGAACGCGCTCTCCGCGCGGAGGATCCGTGCTGGCTCCCCACCGAGACCGCCCTCACTCTGCTCGCCTCCCCCCTCGCCTCCATGGACGCCGCCGACCTGCGCCGCCTCGGCCGCGCCCTGCGCGAGGAGGAGCGTGCCGCCGGCAACCCGCTGCCGCCGCCCTCGGACGAGCTGCTCGCGCGCGCACTGGCCGAGCCGGAGCGACTGGCGGTACACGACCCGGCGTACGCGCGCGGCGCCCAGCGGCTCGGCGCGCTGCTCCGGAAGGCCCGCGAGCGCCTGGCGGGCGGCGGCAGCGCCGAGGAGGCGCTGTGGGACCTGTGGGAGGGCACTCCGTGGCCCACCCGCCTGGAACGCTCCGCCCGTCGCGGCGGCGCCGCCGGACGCAATGCCGACCGCGACCTGGACGCCGTGTGCGCGCTCTTCGCGACGGCCGCCCGCGCGGAGGAGCGCACCGGTGGCCGGGGAGCCCTGAACTTCCTGGAGGAGATCGACGCCGAGGACATCGCGGCCGACACCCTGACGCGGCGTGCCGTACGCCCCGACGCCGTGCGTCTGATGACCGCTCATCGCTCGAAGGGGCTGGAGTGGCGGTTGGTCGTCGTCGCGGGCGTCCAGGAGGGCCTGTGGCCGGACCTGCGCCGCCGCGGCTCCCTGCTGGAGGCCGACCGGATCGGGCGCGACGGACTCGCCGAACCCCTCACGCCCGGTGCGCTGCTCGCCGAGGAACGCCGCCTGTTCTACGTGGCCGCCACGCGCGCGCGTGAACGGCTCGTGGTGACCGCCGTGAAGGCCCCGGCCGACGACGGCGACCAGCCCTCCCGGTTCCTGACCGAACTCGGCGTCGAACCCGCCGACGTCACGGGCCGTCCGCGTCGGCCCCTCGCCGTCGCCGCGCTCGTCGCCGAACTGCGCGCCACCACGGTCGATCCCCGCGTCTCCGAAGCCCTGAGGGAGGCCGCCGCCCGCCGCCTGGCCCGCCTCGCCGCCCTCGCCGACGAGGACGGCCGCCCCTTGGTGCCGTCCGCACACCCCTACCGCTGGTGGGGCATGTGGGACTCGACCGAGAGCAAGGTGCCGCTGCGCGAGCGGGACCAGCCCGTCACGCTCTCCGGGAGCGCCCTCGACCAGTTGGCCAACACCTGTGCCCTCCAGTGGTTCCTCGGCCGAGAGGTGAAGGCCGACGCACCCGCGACCGCCGCCCAGGGCTTCGGCAACGTGGTGCACGTCCTCGCCGACGAGGTGGCCTCCGGACACACGCCGGCCGACCTCGCCGTCCTCATGGAACGCCTGGACTCCGTGTGGAACGCGCTCGCCTTCGACGCGCCGTGGAAGTCGGCGCAGGAGAAGGCCAACGCGCGCGTGGCGCTCGAACGCTTCCTCAGGTGGCACGTCATGGACCGCGCCGGACGCACACCGGTGGCCAGCGAGCACGATTTCGACGTGACCCTGGAGGCCGGCGACTACGAGGTACGCATCCGCGGCCAGATGGACCGCGTCGAGGCCGACCGCGACGGCCGCGCCTACGTCGTCGACTTCAAGACGGGCAAACAGGCGCCCACCTCCGCCGAGGTGGCCCACCACCCCCAGCTCGCCGTCTACCAGCTCGCCGTCCGCGAGGGCGCCGTGGACGACGCGTTCGACGGTTCCCGTCCCGAACCGGGCGGTGCCGAGCTGGTCCAGCTACGCCAGGGCGCGCCCAAGCGCGACGGCGGCGAGGCCCTTCCCAAGGTGCAGGCGCAGGACTCCCTGGAGGGGCCGGCGGGCGAGTGGGTCGGCGACCTGCTCGCCACGGCCGCGGGCAAGGTTCTCGACGAACGGTTCACCCCCACCGCGGGCCAGCACTGTACTCACTGCGCCTTCCGCGCGTCGTGCAGCGCGCGGCCCGAGGGACGGCACGTGGTGGAGTGA
- a CDS encoding ATP-dependent DNA helicase → MPAHLTDPEQLKELLGIPFTPEQTACIIAPPAPQVIVAGAGSGKTTVMAARVVWLVGTGQVAPEQVLGLTFTNKAAAELAERVRKALIRAGVTDPDVIDPDNPPGEPVISTYHAFAGRLLTDHGLRLGLEPTSRLLADATRYQLAARVLREAPGPYPALTRSFADLVSDLLALDAELAEHLVRPEELRTWDAGLLDSLHTVKLSNADLRKVPEAAAARRELADLVIRYRAAKRERDLLDFGDQIALSAQLAGLPEVGRVLRDEFRVVLLDEYQDTSVAQRILLAGLFGDGTGHPVTAVGDPCQAIYGWRGASVANLDDFPEHFAHADGGPATRQALSENRRSGGRLLDLANGLAEPLRAMHAGVEALHPAPGAEQDGTVRCALLRTHAEEIDWIADSVAHLVRTGRAPGEIAVLCRTATDFAEIQGALVARDVPVEVVGLSGLLHLPEVADLVAVCEVLQDPGANASLVRLLTGPRWRIGPRDLALLGRRARLLVSHARVEGDDDPDRRLAEAVEGVDPSEVISLADALDTFLETPLDGSGDDDGLPFSPDARVRFARLATELRDLRRALSDPLMDVLHRILAVTGLEVELSASPHALAARRRETLSNFLDVAASFAASDGEASLLAFLGFLRTAAQYEKGLDNALPGGENTVKVLTAHKSKGLEWDVVAVPGLVTGTFPSGQGREKWTAQGKVLPHGLRGDADTLPEVGSWDSRGLKAFHESMKEHQRTEELRLGYVTFTRPRSLLLGSGHWWGPSQKKPRGPSEFLTALYEHCAAGHGEIEAWADGPAEDEENPALHRATADQAWPLPLDDAALARRRSAAETVLAHLDTLASHEDGRLAAVHDPDTHDDPDWPPLEDEEAPQDAEVLHEGEDPGDPDWTDEGPDDWDSWTADRPTAQPAPGPPTPDVSPAIPRQATPSGPPGGTDLPRPHREEPRPGQAAPAFLTPEEARTVASWDRDLDALAGELLRARESVTEVPLPASLTASQLLALSADPDGFAQELARPMPRPPQPAARRGTRFHAWVEARFEPLTLPLLEPEELPGSDAEITDERDLEFLKDAFERTEYARRTPYRVEAPFQLSLAGRVVRGRIDAVYKEGDGETVTYEIVDWKTNRAATADPLQLALYRLAWAEQQHVPLESVTAAFLYVRTGEVVRPDGLPDRAALENLLLADPVGDEPHDQGVGAGR, encoded by the coding sequence GTGCCCGCCCATCTCACCGATCCCGAGCAGCTCAAAGAGCTCCTCGGCATCCCCTTCACCCCGGAGCAGACGGCCTGCATCATCGCGCCGCCCGCCCCGCAGGTGATCGTGGCCGGAGCCGGGTCGGGCAAGACGACCGTGATGGCCGCGCGCGTGGTGTGGCTGGTCGGTACCGGCCAGGTCGCCCCGGAGCAGGTCCTCGGTCTCACCTTCACCAACAAGGCGGCCGCCGAACTCGCCGAACGCGTCCGCAAGGCGCTGATCAGGGCAGGCGTCACCGACCCGGACGTGATCGACCCGGACAACCCGCCGGGCGAACCGGTGATCTCGACGTACCACGCCTTCGCGGGCCGTCTCCTGACCGACCACGGCCTGCGCCTCGGACTGGAGCCGACCTCCCGGCTGCTCGCCGACGCCACCCGCTACCAGCTCGCCGCGCGTGTCCTGCGCGAGGCCCCCGGCCCCTACCCCGCGCTCACCCGCTCCTTCGCCGACCTGGTCAGCGACCTCCTCGCACTCGACGCGGAGCTCGCCGAGCACCTCGTACGCCCCGAGGAACTGCGCACCTGGGACGCCGGCCTCCTGGACTCCCTGCACACCGTCAAGCTCAGCAACGCCGATCTGCGCAAGGTCCCCGAGGCCGCCGCCGCGCGCCGTGAACTCGCCGACCTGGTGATCCGCTACCGGGCCGCGAAGCGCGAACGGGACCTGCTCGACTTCGGCGACCAGATCGCGCTGTCCGCACAACTCGCCGGGCTCCCGGAGGTGGGCCGCGTCCTGCGAGACGAGTTCCGGGTCGTGCTGCTGGACGAGTACCAGGACACCTCGGTGGCCCAGCGCATTCTCCTCGCGGGCCTGTTCGGCGACGGCACGGGCCACCCCGTGACCGCCGTGGGCGACCCCTGCCAGGCGATCTACGGCTGGCGCGGCGCCTCCGTCGCCAACCTCGACGACTTCCCCGAGCACTTCGCGCACGCGGACGGCGGCCCCGCCACCCGGCAGGCGCTCAGCGAGAACCGCCGCAGTGGCGGCCGCCTCCTCGACCTCGCCAACGGCCTCGCCGAGCCCCTGCGCGCCATGCACGCGGGCGTGGAGGCCCTGCATCCCGCCCCGGGCGCCGAACAGGACGGCACGGTCCGCTGCGCCCTGCTGCGCACCCACGCCGAAGAGATCGACTGGATCGCCGACTCCGTCGCCCACCTCGTGCGTACCGGCAGGGCGCCCGGCGAGATCGCCGTCCTGTGCCGCACGGCGACCGACTTCGCCGAGATCCAGGGCGCGCTGGTGGCCCGCGACGTCCCCGTCGAGGTCGTGGGCCTGTCCGGACTGCTGCACCTGCCCGAGGTGGCCGACCTGGTCGCCGTCTGCGAAGTCCTCCAGGACCCCGGCGCCAACGCCTCCCTGGTCCGCCTGCTCACCGGCCCGCGCTGGCGCATCGGTCCGCGCGATCTCGCCCTCCTGGGCCGCCGCGCCCGGCTCCTGGTGAGCCACGCGCGCGTGGAGGGTGACGACGACCCCGACCGGCGGCTCGCCGAGGCCGTCGAGGGCGTCGACCCGTCCGAGGTGATATCGCTCGCGGACGCCCTCGACACCTTCCTGGAGACGCCGTTGGACGGCAGCGGGGACGACGACGGCCTGCCCTTCTCGCCGGACGCGCGCGTGCGGTTCGCACGGCTGGCCACCGAACTGCGCGACCTGCGCCGAGCCCTGTCCGACCCGCTCATGGACGTACTGCACCGGATCCTCGCCGTCACCGGCCTGGAGGTGGAACTGTCCGCCTCCCCGCACGCACTGGCCGCCCGTCGCCGCGAGACCCTGTCGAACTTCCTGGACGTCGCCGCGTCCTTCGCCGCGAGTGACGGCGAAGCCTCCCTGCTCGCCTTCCTGGGCTTCCTGCGCACCGCCGCCCAGTACGAGAAAGGCCTCGACAACGCCCTGCCCGGCGGCGAGAACACCGTCAAGGTGCTCACCGCGCACAAGTCCAAGGGCTTGGAGTGGGACGTCGTCGCCGTACCCGGCCTGGTCACCGGGACCTTCCCCAGCGGCCAGGGCCGCGAGAAGTGGACCGCCCAGGGCAAGGTGCTGCCGCACGGCCTGCGCGGCGACGCCGACACCCTGCCCGAGGTCGGCTCCTGGGACTCCCGGGGCCTGAAGGCCTTCCACGAGTCGATGAAGGAACACCAGCGCACCGAGGAACTGCGCCTCGGCTACGTCACCTTCACCCGCCCGCGCTCCCTGCTGCTGGGCTCCGGCCACTGGTGGGGCCCCAGCCAGAAGAAACCTCGCGGACCGTCCGAGTTCCTCACGGCGCTGTACGAGCACTGCGCCGCCGGACACGGCGAGATCGAGGCCTGGGCGGACGGACCCGCCGAGGACGAGGAGAACCCGGCCCTGCACCGGGCGACCGCCGACCAGGCCTGGCCCCTGCCACTGGACGACGCGGCCCTCGCCCGCCGCCGGTCCGCCGCCGAGACGGTCCTCGCACATCTGGACACCCTCGCCTCCCACGAGGACGGCCGCCTCGCCGCCGTGCACGACCCGGACACCCACGACGACCCGGACTGGCCGCCGCTCGAGGACGAAGAGGCACCGCAGGACGCTGAGGTACTCCATGAGGGAGAGGACCCCGGCGACCCCGACTGGACGGACGAAGGTCCCGACGACTGGGACTCCTGGACCGCGGACCGTCCCACCGCCCAGCCGGCCCCCGGCCCACCGACGCCGGACGTCAGCCCCGCCATCCCCCGCCAGGCGACTCCGTCGGGACCGCCCGGCGGCACCGACCTGCCCCGCCCGCACCGCGAGGAACCGCGCCCCGGGCAGGCCGCCCCCGCCTTCCTCACCCCTGAGGAGGCCCGCACCGTCGCCTCCTGGGACCGGGACCTCGACGCCCTCGCCGGGGAGCTCCTGCGCGCCCGCGAGAGCGTCACCGAGGTACCTCTTCCGGCGTCGCTGACCGCCTCCCAGCTACTCGCCCTGTCCGCCGACCCGGACGGCTTCGCACAGGAGCTGGCCCGTCCCATGCCCCGGCCGCCCCAGCCCGCCGCCCGCCGCGGGACCCGTTTCCACGCCTGGGTCGAGGCCCGTTTCGAACCCCTGACACTCCCCCTGCTGGAGCCGGAGGAGTTGCCCGGCAGCGACGCCGAGATCACCGACGAACGCGACCTGGAGTTCCTCAAGGACGCCTTCGAACGCACCGAGTACGCCCGGCGCACCCCCTACCGTGTCGAGGCGCCGTTCCAGCTCTCGCTCGCCGGCCGAGTCGTACGCGGTCGCATCGACGCCGTCTACAAGGAGGGCGACGGCGAGACGGTGACGTACGAGATCGTCGACTGGAAGACGAACCGTGCCGCCACCGCGGACCCGCTGCAGCTCGCCCTCTACCGCCTCGCCTGGGCCGAGCAGCAGCACGTACCGCTGGAGTCGGTGACGGCTGCCTTCCTGTACGTGCGCACGGGCGAGGTCGTACGGCCCGACGGGCTGCCGGACCGTGCCGCGCTGGAAAACCTGCTGCTGGCCGACCCGGTCGGTGACGAACCGCACGATCAGGGTGTCGGCGCGGGCCGATAG
- a CDS encoding IS110 family transposase gives MDNTADQDVVGGVDSHTDTLHVAVISDNGGHLADAEFTTTAAGYAAALAFLTAHGHVIAIGVEGTASYGAGFTRAAREAGLHVVEVNRPDRAERRRIGKSDPIDAYAAARAALSGRASSAPKDDTVAGIRALHNAARSAVKARTAALNQIGSLLITAPDTIRAKYGRLKGTDRTDALARLRPAGDAVHTAVLTALKSLARRVKKLTVEHETLVKALDSVVSVHNPGLRAAHGVGPDTAAQLLVTAGGNPDRMRTEASFAALCGAAPVPASSGRTNRHRLSRGGDRQANAALYRVALVRMSSDSRTREYVARQTAAGRTKKEIIRLLKRAIAREMFRCLTTTVTVPGIDDLRPLRRSKNITLTAAARHFALWPATISTLERGTRRDDDLAHAYRNWLQAV, from the coding sequence ATGGACAACACGGCAGACCAGGATGTGGTCGGCGGGGTCGACTCCCACACCGACACCCTCCACGTCGCGGTCATCAGCGACAACGGCGGCCATCTCGCGGACGCCGAGTTCACCACCACTGCCGCCGGATACGCCGCGGCCCTGGCCTTCCTGACCGCCCACGGCCACGTGATCGCCATCGGGGTGGAGGGCACCGCCTCCTACGGAGCCGGATTCACCCGCGCCGCCCGCGAGGCGGGGCTTCATGTCGTGGAGGTCAACCGGCCCGACCGGGCCGAACGCCGCCGCATCGGCAAGTCCGACCCCATCGACGCCTACGCCGCCGCCCGCGCCGCCCTGTCCGGACGAGCCTCCAGCGCCCCCAAGGACGACACGGTCGCGGGCATACGCGCCCTGCACAACGCCGCCCGCTCCGCGGTCAAGGCCCGCACCGCCGCCCTGAACCAGATCGGCAGCCTCCTCATCACCGCTCCCGACACCATCCGCGCCAAGTACGGCCGGCTCAAAGGAACGGACCGCACCGACGCCCTCGCCCGGCTGCGGCCCGCCGGGGACGCGGTCCATACCGCGGTCCTCACCGCGCTGAAGAGTCTCGCCCGACGCGTCAAGAAACTGACGGTCGAACACGAGACCCTGGTCAAGGCACTGGACAGCGTGGTGAGTGTCCACAACCCCGGACTGCGAGCCGCCCACGGAGTCGGCCCCGACACCGCGGCCCAACTGCTCGTCACCGCCGGAGGCAACCCCGACCGCATGCGGACCGAGGCCTCCTTCGCGGCCCTGTGCGGAGCCGCACCGGTCCCCGCCTCCAGCGGCCGGACCAACCGCCACCGCCTCTCGCGAGGCGGCGACCGGCAAGCAAACGCAGCCCTCTACCGCGTCGCCCTGGTCCGCATGTCGAGCGACTCCCGCACCCGCGAGTACGTGGCACGTCAGACCGCCGCCGGCCGGACGAAGAAGGAGATCATCCGGCTGCTGAAACGGGCCATCGCCCGGGAGATGTTCCGCTGCCTGACCACCACGGTCACCGTCCCCGGCATCGACGATCTACGGCCGCTGCGGCGGTCCAAGAACATCACCCTGACCGCTGCAGCCCGCCACTTCGCCCTCTGGCCGGCCACCATCTCCACCCTCGAACGCGGGACCCGCCGAGACGACGACCTCGCCCACGCCTACCGCAACTGGCTCCAAGCCGTTTGA
- a CDS encoding MGMT family protein, with product MSEQSLPDDARPEYADALPEYAERVLEVTELIPPGRVMTYGDIAEYLEEGGPRQVGRVMSLYGGGVPWWRVVRADGALLAGQELEALDRYREEGTPLKEASRAAEGHLPRLDLKRARWDGGERAQGHT from the coding sequence ATGAGCGAGCAGAGCCTTCCGGACGACGCCCGCCCGGAGTACGCGGACGCGCTGCCCGAGTACGCCGAGCGGGTTCTCGAAGTGACCGAACTGATTCCGCCTGGCCGTGTCATGACTTACGGAGACATCGCCGAGTACCTGGAGGAGGGGGGACCCCGTCAGGTCGGACGGGTGATGTCCCTTTACGGGGGAGGCGTCCCGTGGTGGCGCGTCGTTCGCGCGGACGGGGCCCTGCTCGCGGGACAGGAGCTGGAGGCGCTCGACCGCTACCGGGAGGAGGGCACGCCCCTGAAGGAGGCGAGCAGGGCCGCGGAGGGCCACCTGCCGCGCCTCGATCTGAAGCGGGCGCGGTGGGACGGCGGCGAACGCGCACAGGGTCACACCTGA
- a CDS encoding dipeptidase: MSETPDSAVRTYIEHHRAAFLDDLVEWLRIPSVSAQPDHASDVRRSADWLAAKLGETGFETAEVWPTPGAPAVFAEWPSGDPEAPTVLVYGHHDVQPAAREDGWNSDPFEPVVRGNRLYARGAADDKGQVFFHTLGVRAHLAATGRTAPAVNLKLLIEGEEESGSPHFRALVEERAERLGADAVIVSDTGMWSEDTPTVCTGMRGLAECEIRLHGPDQDIHSGSFGGAVPNPATAVARLVAALHDEHARVAIPGFYDGVTELTDQERDLFAELPFDESQWLRTAKSYAAHGEVGHTTLERVWARPTAEVNGIGGGYQGPGSKTIIPSSAMVKLSFRLVAGQDPDHVEKAVRAWAAEQVPAGIRCEITFSGATRPCLTPLDHPALQSVVRAMGRAFGKPVRFTREGGSGPAADLQEVLGAPVLFLGISVPSDGWHAPDEKVELDLLLKGVETSALLWGDMAEHWRHAP; encoded by the coding sequence ATGAGCGAGACCCCGGACAGCGCTGTCCGTACGTACATCGAGCACCACCGCGCCGCCTTCCTCGACGACCTCGTCGAGTGGCTGCGCATACCGTCCGTGTCGGCCCAGCCCGACCACGCGTCCGATGTGCGCCGCAGCGCCGACTGGCTCGCCGCCAAACTCGGGGAGACCGGCTTCGAGACCGCGGAGGTCTGGCCGACGCCGGGCGCCCCGGCCGTCTTCGCCGAATGGCCCTCCGGCGACCCGGAGGCACCGACGGTCCTCGTCTACGGCCACCACGACGTGCAGCCGGCCGCCCGCGAGGACGGCTGGAACAGCGACCCCTTCGAGCCCGTCGTCCGCGGAAACCGCCTCTACGCGCGCGGGGCGGCCGACGACAAGGGGCAGGTGTTCTTCCACACACTCGGCGTCCGCGCACATCTCGCCGCGACCGGCCGCACCGCCCCCGCGGTGAACCTCAAGCTGCTGATCGAGGGCGAGGAGGAGTCCGGCTCCCCGCACTTCCGCGCCCTGGTCGAGGAGCGCGCCGAGCGACTCGGCGCCGACGCGGTGATCGTCTCCGACACCGGCATGTGGTCCGAGGACACCCCCACGGTCTGTACCGGCATGCGCGGCCTCGCGGAGTGCGAGATCCGGCTGCACGGCCCGGACCAGGACATCCACTCGGGTTCCTTCGGCGGCGCGGTGCCCAACCCGGCCACCGCCGTCGCCCGCCTCGTCGCCGCCCTGCACGACGAGCACGCGCGCGTGGCGATCCCGGGCTTCTACGACGGCGTGACCGAACTCACCGACCAGGAACGCGACCTCTTCGCCGAGCTGCCCTTCGACGAGTCGCAGTGGCTGCGCACGGCCAAGTCGTACGCCGCCCACGGCGAGGTGGGGCACACCACCCTGGAGCGCGTCTGGGCCCGCCCCACCGCCGAGGTCAACGGCATCGGCGGCGGCTACCAGGGCCCGGGAAGCAAGACGATCATCCCGTCCTCCGCCATGGTGAAGCTCTCCTTCCGGCTGGTCGCGGGCCAGGACCCCGACCACGTCGAGAAGGCCGTCCGCGCCTGGGCCGCCGAGCAGGTGCCCGCCGGGATCCGCTGCGAGATCACCTTCAGCGGGGCCACGCGCCCGTGCCTGACGCCGCTGGACCACCCGGCGCTGCAATCGGTGGTCCGCGCCATGGGCCGGGCCTTCGGGAAACCGGTCCGCTTCACGCGCGAAGGCGGCTCCGGACCGGCCGCCGACCTTCAGGAGGTCCTCGGCGCACCGGTGCTCTTCCTCGGCATCTCCGTCCCGTCCGACGGCTGGCACGCCCCCGACGAGAAGGTCGAGCTGGACCTGCTCCTCAAGGGCGTCGAAACCTCCGCCCTCCTGTGGGGTGACATGGCGGAGCACTGGCGCCACGCGCCCTGA